In the genome of Crassaminicella thermophila, the window ACACGTTGAGTATGAAACACCAAACAGACACTACGCACACGTAGACTGTCCAGGACATGCTGACTACGTTAAGAACATGATTACAGGAGCAGCACAAATGGATGGAGCAATCCTAGTATGTGCAGCAACTGATGGTCCAATGCCACAAACAAGAGAGCACATCTTATTATCAAGACAAGTAGGTGTACCATACATCGTAGTATTCTTAAACAAGTGTGATATGGTAGATGACGAAGAGTTATTAGAATTAGTAGAAATGGAAATAAGAGAATTATTAAATGAATATGAATTCCCAGGAGATGATACACCAATCATCAAAGGATCAGCACTAGAAGCATTAAACGATCCAGAAGGACCATGGGGAGATAAGATTATAGAATTATTCGAAGCAATTGATGAATACATTCCAGAGCCAGAAAGAGATACAGATAAGCCATTCATCATGCCAGTAGAAGATGTATTCTCAATCACAGGAAGAGGAACAGTTGCAACAGGAAGAGTAGAAAGAGGAGTATTAAAAGTACAAGATGAAGTAGAAATCGTAGGATTAACAGATGAGCCAAGAAAAGTAGTAGTAACAGGAGTAGAAATGTTTAGAAAGCTACTTGATCAAGCACAAGCAGGAGATAACATCGGAGCACTTCTAAGAGGTGTACAAAGAGATGAAATCGAAAGAGGACAAGTATTAGCAAAGCCAGGAACAATCAACCCACATACAAAATTTAAAGCAGAAGTATACGTATTAAAGAAAGAAGAAGGTGGAAGACATACACCATTCTTTAATGGATATAGACCACAATTCTACTTCAGAACAACAGATATTACAGGATCTGTTTCACTACCAGAAGGAGTAGAAATGTGCATGCCTGGAGACAACGTAACAATGGAAATTGAATTAATCAACCCAATTGCAATCGAAGAAGGATTAAGATTTGCAATCCGTGAGGGTGGAAGAACAGTTGGAGCAGGTGTTGTTGCTAGCATTATTGAGTAATTAGAATAGGACTAGGTTTGAAACCCAAGCCTAGTCCTTTTAAATAAACATACAATAATGAAAGCAAATTATGGTTATACTATAAATAAAATTGTTTTAAAATATAAACCCAGAGGAAGAAATACTATATTTTGGTGTTTTTTTCTGTGTGTTTATAAGACGCCTTGCGTCTAATCAAAAATTGTATTGACATCAATATAAAATTATGATAGCTTTATAAAGTAATGGTGTCATAATGAGATATCTGTGTCGAATTGCAAGGTAGTTTAGATAAAAGCTGGCATTTAGGAGGTGTAACTATGAGAGTGAAAGTGACTCTAGCATGTACAGAATGCAAACAAAGAAATTATCATACTATGAAAAACAAAAAAAATAATCCAGACAGATTAGAATTAAAAAAATACTGCAAATTCTGTAAGTCTCACACAACTCATAAGGAAACAAAATAATCCTTTGTTGAAAATGTATGTTTGGTAGAATTAACATATAAGGATGTGAAATGGTATGGCAG includes:
- the tuf gene encoding elongation factor Tu; the protein is MAKAKFERNKPHVNIGTIGHVDHGKTTLTAAITVTLNKRYGTGEAVAFDNIDKAPEEKERGITISTAHVEYETPNRHYAHVDCPGHADYVKNMITGAAQMDGAILVCAATDGPMPQTREHILLSRQVGVPYIVVFLNKCDMVDDEELLELVEMEIRELLNEYEFPGDDTPIIKGSALEALNDPEGPWGDKIIELFEAIDEYIPEPERDTDKPFIMPVEDVFSITGRGTVATGRVERGVLKVQDEVEIVGLTDEPRKVVVTGVEMFRKLLDQAQAGDNIGALLRGVQRDEIERGQVLAKPGTINPHTKFKAEVYVLKKEEGGRHTPFFNGYRPQFYFRTTDITGSVSLPEGVEMCMPGDNVTMEIELINPIAIEEGLRFAIREGGRTVGAGVVASIIE
- the rpmG gene encoding 50S ribosomal protein L33, producing the protein MRVKVTLACTECKQRNYHTMKNKKNNPDRLELKKYCKFCKSHTTHKETK